A genomic region of Arachis stenosperma cultivar V10309 chromosome 9, arast.V10309.gnm1.PFL2, whole genome shotgun sequence contains the following coding sequences:
- the LOC130947943 gene encoding uncharacterized protein LOC130947943, translating to MANSGSGSSGVRLDESFRAVPTVYLTFLSIWFVSAFSWTAYTYRNRHSQCNKLQWTLTSVPLMKALQLMLSFLFWYPCYNFQACSLWMSFGVYVTGVLFQTAAFVSFLLISHGYCIMCERLSLNERRTTAALACVFYLTLVGYKACVPYFTVLLLLNYFISFYVIFHHISQNLLVLREQLSIIENEDVHTMHDAVYKKYTMFKKFQGAMQIVAMAEIVICMNVDDSSENYWIRILIREWVQLCIFLYIGWIFKSQDLAPHFSIMPATKCKGETLVPPTYSIEMDAATFKEFSSHEWHIGVPTSSSHYQSSKDEVLVIIQHPGAQRSSKKLDFCSHKTECYVVSDLHTNSYSNQVELH from the exons CATTCTCTTGGACAGCTTACACTTACAGGAATCGCCATtctcag TGCAATAAGTTGCAGTGGACTCTTACTTCGGTTCCATTGATGAAAGCATTGCAGCTCATGCTATCCTTTCTCTTCTG GTACCCATGCTACAATTTTCAAGCATGTTCTTTATGGATGTCATTTGGAGTGTATGTAACTGGGGTGCTATTTCAGACAGCTGCTTTTGTCTCCTTTCTGCTCATATCTCATGGTTACTGCATCATGTGTGAGCGTCTTTCTCTAAATGAACGGCGAACAACTGCGGCGCTGGCGTGTGTGTTTTACTTGACACTAGTTGGTTACAAGGCTTGTGTGCCATACTTCACT GTACTTCTGctactaaattattttatttcattctaTGTGATTTTCCACCATATCTCCCAAAACCTGCTAGTGTTGCGAGAACAATTGAGCattatagaaaatgaagatgtTCATACAATGCATGATGCTGTGTATAAGAAGTACACAATGTTCAA GAAATTTCAGGGTGCAATGCAGATTGTAGCTATGGCAGAAATtgtg ATATGCATGAATGTGGACGACTCTTCGGAGAATTACTGGATTCGCATATTAATCAGAGAATGGGTGCAACTCTGCATCTTTTTGTACATAGG ATGGATTTTCAAGTCACAAGATTTGGCACCACACTTCTCTATTATGCCTGCCACAAAATGTAAAGGCGAGACTCTGGTGCCTCCCACCTACAGTATT GAAATGGATGCAGCAACTTTTAAAGAATTTAGTAGTCATGAATGGCACATTGGGGTG ccaacttctagttcacattatCAAAGCTCCAAAGATGAAGTTCTAGTAATCATTCAGCACCCAGGTGCACAGAGGTCAAGTAAAAAGCTCGATTTTTGTTCTCACAAGACTGAATGTTATGTTGTATCAGATCTTCATACGAATTCATATTCAAATCAAGTAGAACTACACTGA